One segment of Nodosilinea sp. PGN35 DNA contains the following:
- the ribH gene encoding 6,7-dimethyl-8-ribityllumazine synthase produces MAVFEGTLVSTGSPRFAIVLGRFNDLVTGKLLEGCQDCLKRHGVDVNPEGTQVDYAWVPGSFEIPLVARQLALSGRYNAIICLGAVIRGSTPHFDYVAAEVAKGVAAAGFQTGVPIIFGVLTTDTLQQALERAGIKANHGWDYAMSALEMASLMGEIHSAMGSGAGNGSARLGPGMPVATQAVVVPDADPV; encoded by the coding sequence ATGGCGGTTTTTGAAGGCACGTTAGTCTCCACAGGGTCTCCGCGATTTGCCATTGTGCTAGGCCGATTTAACGATTTAGTCACGGGTAAACTGCTGGAGGGCTGCCAAGATTGCCTGAAGCGCCACGGTGTAGACGTCAACCCCGAGGGCACCCAGGTTGACTACGCCTGGGTGCCCGGCAGCTTTGAAATTCCGCTGGTGGCTCGGCAGCTGGCCCTTAGCGGTCGCTACAACGCGATCATTTGTTTGGGAGCCGTCATTCGCGGTTCAACTCCCCACTTTGACTACGTGGCGGCGGAGGTGGCCAAGGGCGTAGCGGCGGCGGGTTTTCAGACCGGGGTGCCGATTATTTTTGGGGTGCTGACCACCGACACGCTACAGCAGGCCCTAGAGCGGGCGGGTATTAAGGCCAACCACGGCTGGGACTACGCCATGAGCGCTCTGGAAATGGCCAGTCTGATGGGGGAGATCCACTCGGCCATGGGCAGTGGTGCTGGCAACGGCTCAGCCCGCCTGGGCCCTGGCATGCCGGTGGCAACCCAGGCTGTGGTTGTTCCCGATGCCGACCCGGTCTAG
- the psbZ gene encoding photosystem II reaction center protein PsbZ — translation MVILFQLALFALVLISFVLVVYVPVAYASPQDWDQSKRLILFGSVIWGALVVVVGGLNYFVV, via the coding sequence ATGGTAATTCTGTTTCAACTCGCGCTGTTTGCCCTGGTTCTGATTTCCTTTGTGCTGGTGGTTTACGTGCCTGTGGCCTACGCTTCCCCCCAGGACTGGGATCAGTCTAAGCGCCTGATCCTGTTTGGCTCTGTGATCTGGGGCGCTCTGGTCGTGGTCGTGGGCGGCCTCAACTATTTTGTGGTGTAG
- a CDS encoding DUF6825 family protein: MLHAFYVGRALADAVNERAERLLTDGLSLVGKFDAEQREYFRQFTEEVMARAQQAEAETGVPYAEPTAGVGSTTDLQATIDTLRAEIAQVRVALQQYRATSQV, encoded by the coding sequence GTGCTGCATGCATTTTACGTTGGCCGTGCCCTGGCCGATGCGGTAAATGAGCGCGCCGAGCGGTTGTTGACCGATGGCTTGAGCCTGGTGGGTAAATTTGACGCTGAGCAGCGGGAATATTTTCGCCAGTTTACAGAGGAGGTAATGGCCCGCGCCCAGCAGGCAGAGGCCGAAACCGGTGTGCCCTACGCTGAACCCACCGCTGGGGTGGGTTCGACCACCGACCTGCAGGCCACTATCGATACCCTGCGAGCTGAAATTGCCCAGGTACGGGTAGCCTTACAGCAGTATCGCGCCACATCCCAAGTTTGA
- a CDS encoding adenylate/guanylate cyclase domain-containing protein, giving the protein MNLRHKTLLLTTLPLLGLMAILYGSFSVILQRSYGRLERQDAQRNLQRVEEVLAGDLAQIQSLTEDWAAWNDTYAFIRDGNANYVESNLSKYAFESLQLNLVAFVNLDGDIVYGTGYDLINRTFLPLPPGLVQQLTPTSPLMQFEHLAFHHQGLMVVEGDLMLVIVEPILRSDATGPARGALLMGRTLSPGVVESLAQRTRLNLQLHPVTPAALPETLRPVLATLEADGDPAARPTLIRPQDANTLAGYTLWPDLYGIPQALLEVKLPRDIYRQGQVSRHYLGWSLLGSCLAFTGGMLLLLDRVILRRLLGLSQQVQHIGRSNDLSQRVPAQGSDELSDLGNQINDMLGELQISNEKVAQEQQKAEQLLLNILPAAIAGELMQTKASIPQHFDEVTILFADIVGFTSLSHHLSPIKLVALLNQIFSAFDSLAEQLDLEKIKTIGDAYMVAAGLPTPRDDHAEAIAEMALAMQQVTASFQAESGEPLEIRIGINTGVVVAGVIGTKKFIYDLWGDAVNVASRMEASSEPGQIQVTAATYERLKDSYQFERRGSIAIKGRGEMETYWLRGHRPEALFCALRRGGIQPRAR; this is encoded by the coding sequence ATGAATCTGCGCCATAAAACTCTGCTGCTGACCACACTGCCCCTGCTGGGGCTGATGGCGATTCTCTACGGCAGTTTTTCCGTCATTTTGCAGCGCAGCTACGGTCGCCTTGAGCGGCAAGATGCCCAGCGCAACCTGCAACGGGTCGAAGAGGTGCTAGCGGGGGATCTGGCCCAGATCCAGAGCCTTACCGAAGACTGGGCCGCCTGGAACGACACCTACGCCTTTATTCGCGACGGCAATGCCAACTACGTTGAATCGAACCTCAGCAAGTACGCCTTCGAGAGCCTTCAGCTCAACCTGGTGGCCTTCGTCAACCTCGACGGTGACATCGTCTACGGCACGGGCTACGACCTAATCAACCGCACCTTTTTGCCCCTGCCCCCCGGCCTGGTTCAGCAGCTGACCCCGACTAGCCCGCTGATGCAGTTTGAGCACCTGGCCTTCCACCACCAGGGGTTGATGGTGGTGGAAGGCGACCTGATGCTGGTGATTGTGGAGCCAATTTTGCGCAGCGATGCCACCGGCCCCGCCCGGGGTGCGCTGCTCATGGGGCGTACCCTTAGTCCTGGCGTTGTAGAATCTCTGGCCCAGCGCACCCGGCTCAACCTCCAGCTCCATCCCGTCACCCCAGCCGCCCTGCCGGAGACGCTGCGCCCCGTTCTCGCCACCCTCGAGGCAGATGGCGACCCGGCGGCAAGGCCCACCCTGATCCGCCCCCAGGACGCCAACACCCTGGCAGGCTACACCCTCTGGCCCGACCTCTACGGCATTCCCCAGGCGCTGCTGGAGGTCAAACTACCCCGCGATATCTATCGGCAGGGGCAGGTGAGCCGCCACTACCTCGGCTGGTCGCTGTTGGGCTCGTGTCTGGCCTTTACCGGCGGTATGCTGCTGCTGCTAGACCGCGTAATTCTGCGTCGGCTGCTGGGACTCAGCCAGCAGGTACAGCACATTGGCCGCTCTAACGACCTCAGCCAGCGGGTGCCGGCGCAGGGCAGCGATGAGCTGAGCGACCTGGGCAACCAGATTAACGACATGCTGGGGGAGCTGCAAATCAGCAATGAGAAGGTAGCCCAGGAACAGCAAAAGGCTGAGCAGCTTTTGCTCAACATTCTGCCCGCTGCGATCGCTGGCGAGCTGATGCAGACCAAGGCGTCCATTCCCCAGCACTTCGATGAGGTGACGATTCTGTTCGCCGACATTGTCGGTTTCACCAGCCTGTCGCACCACCTGTCGCCCATCAAGCTCGTCGCTCTGCTCAACCAAATTTTTTCGGCCTTCGACAGTCTGGCCGAACAGCTCGATTTAGAAAAAATCAAAACCATTGGCGATGCCTATATGGTGGCGGCGGGGCTGCCGACCCCGCGAGACGATCACGCGGAGGCGATCGCCGAAATGGCCCTGGCCATGCAGCAGGTCACGGCCTCCTTTCAGGCTGAGTCGGGGGAACCGCTGGAAATTCGTATTGGCATCAATACTGGCGTGGTGGTGGCCGGGGTCATTGGCACCAAGAAATTTATTTACGATCTCTGGGGCGATGCGGTCAACGTCGCCAGCCGGATGGAGGCGTCTAGCGAGCCAGGCCAGATTCAGGTCACCGCCGCCACCTACGAGCGACTCAAAGACAGCTACCAATTCGAGCGGCGGGGCAGCATTGCCATCAAGGGCCGGGGCGAAATGGAAACCTACTGGCTGCGCGGACATCGCCCCGAAGCCCTGTTCTGCGCGCTCCGCCGGGGAGGCATTCAACCCAGGGCTCGCTAG
- a CDS encoding ABC1 kinase family protein — translation MSGTASLDPTAGEKGLPLRQESYRWNRGRYSRQRRFVDIWSFVLRLLGARWLYGKAWSYSGSMTPEAQAARRRQLAVWIRETLLDLGPTFIKVGQLFSTRADIFPLEFVEELSKLQDRVPAFSYEQAREIIEADLGKPIHNLYRTFDPIPLAAASLGQVHRAQLHSGDEVVVKVQRPGLRSLFTIDLSILKGIARYFQNHPSWGKGRDWMGIYEECCRILWEEIDYLNEGRNADTFRRNFRGEDWVNVPRVFWRLTSSRVVTLEYMPGIKISHYDALEAAGLDRKRLARLGAQAYLHQLLNNGFFHADPHPGNIAVSLDGSLIFYDFGMMGQVQPVTRQRLMSTFMGIAQRDAEQVMDSLVELGALAEIDDMSPVRRSIQYILDNFMDKPFEEQSINAISDDLYAVAYDQPFRFPATFTFVMRAFSTLEGVGKGLDPEFNFMEAAKPFAAQLMSNGNPTDGANSLLGELSRQAAQVSTSALGLPRRIEDTLDKLERGDIRVRVRSIETDRALRRISGVTMANNYAILVGAFTLSATVLLLSEFVWLAAVPGVLAVGTGVAFLRSVLKVNRADRLP, via the coding sequence CTGTCTGGCACCGCCAGTCTTGACCCAACCGCCGGGGAGAAGGGACTGCCTCTCCGCCAGGAATCCTACCGGTGGAACCGGGGCCGGTACTCTCGTCAGCGCCGCTTTGTTGACATTTGGAGCTTTGTGCTGCGGCTGCTGGGGGCGCGGTGGCTCTACGGCAAGGCCTGGAGCTACAGCGGCTCCATGACCCCTGAGGCCCAGGCGGCCCGGCGGCGACAGCTGGCCGTCTGGATTCGCGAGACTCTGCTTGACCTGGGCCCTACCTTCATCAAGGTGGGCCAGCTCTTCTCTACCCGAGCCGATATTTTCCCGCTTGAGTTTGTGGAGGAGCTGTCTAAGCTGCAAGACCGGGTGCCGGCCTTCAGCTACGAGCAGGCCCGCGAGATCATCGAGGCCGATCTGGGCAAGCCCATCCACAACCTCTACCGCACCTTCGATCCAATTCCCCTGGCGGCGGCCAGTCTAGGACAGGTGCACCGGGCTCAGCTGCACAGCGGGGACGAGGTCGTGGTCAAGGTGCAGCGGCCAGGGCTGCGATCGCTCTTCACCATTGACCTGTCCATTCTCAAGGGCATCGCCCGCTACTTTCAAAACCACCCCAGCTGGGGTAAGGGCCGCGATTGGATGGGCATCTACGAAGAGTGCTGCCGCATCCTCTGGGAGGAAATTGACTACCTCAACGAGGGCCGTAACGCCGATACCTTTCGCCGCAACTTTCGGGGCGAGGACTGGGTCAATGTACCCCGCGTCTTCTGGCGGCTGACCTCTTCGCGCGTGGTCACCCTGGAGTACATGCCGGGCATTAAAATTAGCCACTACGACGCCCTTGAAGCCGCCGGATTAGACCGGAAACGACTGGCTCGCCTGGGTGCCCAGGCCTACCTGCACCAGCTGCTCAACAACGGCTTTTTCCACGCTGATCCCCACCCCGGCAACATTGCCGTCAGCCTTGACGGGTCGCTGATTTTCTACGACTTCGGCATGATGGGTCAGGTGCAGCCGGTCACGCGCCAGCGGCTGATGAGCACCTTTATGGGTATCGCCCAGCGCGACGCCGAGCAGGTGATGGATTCTCTAGTAGAGCTGGGGGCGCTGGCGGAGATCGACGATATGAGCCCGGTGCGTCGCTCTATCCAGTATATTTTGGATAACTTTATGGACAAGCCCTTTGAGGAGCAGTCCATCAACGCTATCAGCGATGACCTGTACGCCGTCGCCTACGACCAGCCCTTTCGCTTTCCGGCCACCTTCACCTTTGTGATGCGGGCCTTTTCTACCCTGGAAGGGGTGGGCAAAGGGCTCGATCCCGAGTTCAACTTTATGGAAGCGGCTAAGCCGTTTGCTGCACAGCTTATGTCCAATGGCAATCCGACCGATGGGGCGAATAGCCTGCTGGGGGAACTCAGCCGCCAGGCCGCTCAGGTGAGTACCTCGGCCCTGGGCCTACCCAGACGCATTGAAGATACCCTTGACAAACTAGAGCGCGGCGATATTCGCGTACGGGTGCGCTCGATTGAGACCGATCGCGCCCTGCGGCGCATCAGCGGCGTGACGATGGCCAATAACTATGCCATTTTGGTGGGGGCATTTACGCTTTCGGCCACCGTGCTGCTGCTGTCGGAGTTTGTTTGGTTAGCAGCGGTGCCTGGGGTGCTGGCAGTGGGTACCGGCGTTGCGTTTTTGCGATCGGTGCTCAAGGTCAACCGGGCCGATCGTCTGCCCTAA
- a CDS encoding NblA/ycf18 family protein, translated as MNEPMQLSLEQQFNLRSFETQVDKMSREQAQQFLVKLYEQMMMRETMYKHFLKHEWGIGPNPQI; from the coding sequence ATGAACGAACCGATGCAACTTTCTTTGGAGCAGCAGTTTAACCTGCGATCGTTTGAGACCCAGGTCGATAAGATGAGCCGTGAACAGGCCCAGCAGTTCCTGGTCAAGCTGTACGAACAGATGATGATGCGAGAAACCATGTATAAGCACTTCCTCAAGCACGAGTGGGGAATTGGGCCAAATCCTCAAATCTAG
- a CDS encoding universal stress protein: protein MFQRALICTDFTDGLYRLAQFVPSLAAGGFKSLVFFHNVSVDGEWEIPPGSPELLEEPRQRLQALLRDVPDDIDVTVEVQMGRASESILRLAKQHRADVIFLGSPTRTLLEEKLFGSTTARLAEKSAVPIVILRPQLVSTYTTAELELRCAHLFRYLLVPYDGTEGGKNLLKKLRQQVKNNPHSVLERVRLLWVIDANVRRKLQGDNPIKQAEQELDQLQADLAALNLVVNTTIVEGNPLEKILKTAEVHDIGAIAACSSNAGGILKWSAPSLTREILRGSWHPVLFFPA from the coding sequence ATGTTTCAGCGCGCGCTCATCTGTACCGACTTTACCGATGGCCTTTACCGGCTTGCGCAGTTTGTGCCAAGCCTTGCTGCTGGAGGATTTAAATCCCTGGTGTTTTTTCACAACGTCTCAGTGGATGGGGAGTGGGAAATTCCCCCCGGTAGCCCAGAACTGCTAGAGGAGCCCCGCCAGCGCTTGCAGGCGCTGCTGCGGGATGTGCCCGACGACATTGACGTGACCGTAGAGGTGCAGATGGGCCGGGCCAGCGAGAGCATTTTGCGCCTGGCCAAGCAGCACCGGGCTGATGTGATCTTTTTGGGCAGCCCCACGCGCACCCTGCTAGAGGAAAAGCTGTTTGGCAGCACCACCGCCCGCCTGGCCGAAAAATCAGCAGTTCCCATAGTTATTTTGCGGCCCCAGCTGGTGTCTACCTATACCACCGCCGAGCTAGAGCTGCGCTGTGCCCATCTGTTTCGCTATCTGCTGGTGCCCTACGACGGCACCGAGGGGGGCAAAAACTTGCTCAAAAAACTTCGGCAGCAGGTAAAAAACAACCCCCACTCGGTCTTAGAGCGGGTGCGCCTGCTGTGGGTGATCGATGCCAACGTGCGCCGAAAACTCCAGGGCGACAACCCCATCAAGCAGGCCGAACAGGAACTCGACCAACTCCAGGCGGATCTGGCGGCCCTCAATCTGGTGGTCAACACCACCATTGTGGAGGGCAATCCTCTGGAGAAAATTCTCAAGACTGCTGAAGTTCACGACATTGGGGCGATCGCCGCCTGCTCCAGCAATGCCGGCGGCATTCTCAAATGGTCAGCCCCCAGCCTGACCCGCGAAATCTTGCGGGGCAGCTGGCATCCGGTGCTATTTTTTCCCGCCTAG
- a CDS encoding CBS domain-containing protein, translating into MDLVLCHTTADFDTLGAAVGLARLQPGRRIVLTGGCHPTVQRFLALHRDEYPLIERRAVDPGQIRRLILVDAQQRDRFGPAADWIALAERNQVPIEIYDHHPIGDAAVQAPETTIGAVGAATTLVVESLQTEKIEPSVAEATVMALGIHVDTGSLLYDGATARDAAALAWLMAHGASLPVIADFVEPGLSRTLQGLLTEAMASLHREAVGGHTLAWVLLPVDGYVPGLSGLAERLIALADADALLLGAYYTADAAARDAEAVNRPDGEPSYRSLPLQKLTLIGRARGRVSDRLDWGTVLTTLGGGGHPAAAAASLTTENPLKTVQEVMAVVRSHLPHQPTARDLMSSPVRTIRPDTTIHEAQRILLRYGHSGLSVVDGGDRLVGIISRRDLDLALHHGFSHAPVKGYMATDLKTIAPDTPLSEIEHLMVTYDIGRLPVLHQETLVGIVTRTDLLRHLHQGQVSPSTASALLEPPAAITLRQALGASLSPVLQDILRQISAAAEERGWHLYLVGGAVRDLLICTDSVSAALPDLDLVVDGGFSSAQVGAGVDLATAIKDRFPEVDLQIHGRFQTASLVWRRELDHPLAGLMIDIATARTEFYPYPAANPEVEASSIQQDLYRRDFTINALALRLTHPGAGQLLDYFGGLIDLRRGTIRVLHANSFIEDPTRIYRAVRFAVRLGFSLDAQTEGYIHHAMASGVYAQMQHQMRRAPALQVRLKNELKYILEAPYWPSALALLDQLGALRCLHSDLAMTPELGRQLRRLSRWAEHFGWPELGPPWLLRLQGLLAAVPAAARSPLATDLQLPERATERLAHLDAWEHQWQALVATDPAPSQLYAAFSQADTPTHLLVSARHPRRLGPALWRYLLQWAPTAPLIDGEQLKALGYRPGPGFRPMLEALFAAQLDGAIATRADAKAFLAQRYPLP; encoded by the coding sequence ATGGATCTCGTCCTCTGCCACACCACCGCCGACTTTGACACCCTGGGGGCTGCCGTAGGCCTGGCGCGCCTGCAGCCGGGGCGGCGCATTGTGCTGACCGGGGGCTGCCATCCGACGGTACAGCGGTTTTTGGCCCTTCACCGCGATGAGTACCCGCTGATTGAGCGGCGGGCCGTTGACCCTGGCCAGATTCGCCGCCTCATCCTGGTGGATGCCCAGCAGCGCGATCGCTTTGGCCCAGCAGCCGACTGGATTGCCCTGGCCGAACGCAACCAGGTGCCCATTGAGATCTACGATCACCATCCCATCGGTGACGCAGCGGTGCAGGCCCCGGAGACAACCATCGGGGCGGTAGGAGCAGCTACCACCCTGGTGGTGGAGTCCTTACAAACAGAAAAGATTGAGCCCAGCGTTGCGGAAGCCACGGTCATGGCCCTGGGTATTCACGTCGATACCGGATCGCTGCTGTACGACGGGGCTACGGCGCGGGATGCGGCGGCCCTGGCCTGGCTGATGGCCCATGGGGCAAGCCTTCCAGTTATTGCCGACTTTGTGGAACCGGGGCTGAGCCGCACGCTTCAGGGGTTGTTGACCGAGGCCATGGCCTCCCTTCACCGTGAGGCCGTGGGGGGCCATACCCTGGCCTGGGTACTGCTGCCGGTCGATGGCTATGTGCCGGGTCTGTCGGGGCTGGCCGAGCGGCTGATTGCCCTGGCGGATGCCGATGCGCTGCTGTTGGGGGCCTACTACACCGCAGACGCTGCCGCCAGAGACGCTGAAGCAGTCAACCGGCCCGACGGCGAACCATCCTATCGGTCGCTGCCCCTGCAAAAACTCACGCTGATTGGCCGAGCCCGAGGCCGGGTCAGCGATCGCCTCGACTGGGGCACGGTGCTGACTACCTTGGGGGGCGGTGGACACCCGGCGGCGGCCGCCGCCAGCCTCACAACGGAGAATCCGCTGAAGACGGTACAGGAGGTGATGGCGGTAGTGCGATCGCACCTGCCCCACCAGCCCACCGCCCGCGACCTGATGTCGTCTCCGGTGCGCACCATTCGCCCCGACACCACGATTCACGAGGCCCAGCGCATTTTGCTGCGCTACGGCCACTCGGGCCTGTCGGTGGTCGATGGGGGCGATCGCCTGGTGGGCATCATCTCGCGCCGCGATCTGGATCTGGCGCTCCACCACGGCTTCAGCCACGCTCCGGTCAAGGGCTATATGGCCACCGACCTCAAAACCATTGCCCCCGACACCCCCCTGAGCGAGATTGAGCACCTGATGGTGACCTACGACATTGGCCGCCTGCCGGTGCTGCACCAGGAGACCCTGGTGGGCATTGTCACCCGTACCGACCTGCTGCGCCACCTGCACCAGGGGCAGGTCTCCCCCTCTACCGCATCCGCTCTCCTGGAGCCGCCCGCTGCCATTACCCTGCGCCAGGCCCTAGGGGCCAGTCTATCCCCGGTTCTGCAAGACATTCTGCGGCAGATTAGCGCCGCTGCGGAGGAGCGGGGCTGGCACCTCTACCTGGTGGGTGGGGCGGTGCGCGATCTGCTGATCTGTACCGACTCGGTTTCGGCGGCTCTCCCGGATCTCGATCTGGTGGTCGATGGCGGCTTTAGCAGCGCGCAGGTGGGGGCTGGGGTTGACCTGGCGACCGCGATCAAAGACCGGTTCCCCGAGGTCGATCTACAGATTCACGGGCGGTTCCAAACGGCATCGCTGGTTTGGCGCAGGGAATTAGACCATCCCCTGGCCGGGCTGATGATCGACATCGCCACCGCCCGCACTGAGTTTTACCCCTACCCCGCTGCCAATCCCGAAGTCGAAGCCAGCTCCATTCAGCAGGACCTGTACCGCCGCGACTTCACCATCAATGCGCTGGCGCTGCGGCTCACCCACCCCGGGGCGGGGCAGCTGCTCGACTACTTTGGCGGGCTGATCGACCTGCGCCGGGGCACCATTCGCGTGCTGCACGCCAACAGCTTTATCGAAGACCCCACCCGCATCTATCGGGCGGTGCGCTTTGCGGTGCGGCTGGGGTTTAGCCTCGACGCCCAGACCGAGGGCTATATTCACCACGCTATGGCCAGCGGGGTATACGCCCAAATGCAGCACCAGATGCGGCGGGCCCCGGCCCTGCAGGTGCGGCTCAAAAATGAGCTGAAATACATTCTTGAAGCTCCCTACTGGCCGTCAGCGCTGGCCCTGCTCGATCAGCTGGGGGCGCTGCGCTGTCTGCACAGCGATTTGGCTATGACGCCTGAGCTAGGGCGACAGCTGCGACGCCTCAGTCGCTGGGCAGAGCACTTTGGCTGGCCTGAGCTGGGGCCGCCCTGGCTGCTGCGGCTCCAGGGGCTGCTGGCCGCTGTACCGGCTGCGGCGCGATCGCCCCTGGCCACTGACCTCCAGCTGCCCGAGCGCGCCACCGAGCGCCTGGCTCACCTCGACGCCTGGGAGCACCAGTGGCAAGCTCTTGTGGCCACCGACCCCGCCCCCAGCCAGCTCTACGCCGCCTTCAGCCAAGCGGATACCCCCACCCACCTGTTGGTCAGTGCCCGCCATCCCCGGCGGCTCGGCCCAGCCCTGTGGCGCTACCTTTTGCAGTGGGCTCCCACGGCACCGCTGATCGACGGCGAGCAGCTCAAAGCCCTGGGGTATCGCCCCGGCCCTGGCTTTAGACCAATGCTAGAGGCGCTGTTTGCGGCCCAGCTCGACGGCGCGATCGCCACCAGGGCTGACGCCAAAGCCTTCCTAGCCCAGCGCTATCCCCTGCCCTAA
- a CDS encoding serine/threonine-protein kinase, with protein MADSNLGCKLANRYELLEPIGQGSMGRVYLAEDLLLGSVKVAIKLLSQTLPGEKMRDRFMQEAMTCAQLGQKSIHVVRVTDYGVSDEGVPFYVMEYLQGQSLSHLINLQPLPIPRFLGLIRQICLGLQAAHEGIILKTQPEPVPIIHRDIKPSNIMIVQDPTLGELAKILDFGIAKLMQVDSDQTNCFMGTLAYASPEQMEGRELDNRSDIYSLGVMMFQMLTGHLPLRASSHTFGGWYKVHQTQSPKRMGEVASSIKIPKLLEDLVMACMAKPPGERPQSTQEILQSLEPLQARYVNGFRISQRIGTTLNRVPVTRQPAPTESLQDDQVCKLTVWPTAKPVAEIVFPHSLPTSQGPLATLWAMMPEAEISRRLVSTRYNTFICTMAPHPMMLWLTVLYSSAHGARWLPCYLDLKTALGQDMAGLLGNTGSYKLLLFALENPRPCAHVLSCSVSDPQRSLLQEWALTARSRPSTGAIATSRDLLRHELQTKLKAKVLQKLESIYVDTGSSLSD; from the coding sequence ATGGCTGACTCAAACCTGGGCTGTAAATTGGCCAACCGCTACGAATTACTAGAACCCATTGGCCAGGGTTCGATGGGTCGGGTGTATCTGGCCGAAGATCTGCTGCTGGGCAGCGTCAAGGTGGCAATTAAGCTGCTGTCCCAAACCCTACCCGGCGAAAAAATGCGCGATCGCTTTATGCAGGAGGCCATGACCTGCGCCCAGCTGGGCCAGAAGAGCATTCACGTGGTGCGCGTTACCGACTACGGCGTCAGCGATGAAGGGGTGCCCTTCTACGTGATGGAGTACCTCCAGGGGCAGAGTCTCAGCCACCTGATCAACCTCCAGCCGCTGCCCATTCCCCGTTTTTTGGGTCTGATTCGGCAGATCTGTCTGGGGCTTCAGGCCGCCCACGAAGGCATTATTCTCAAGACCCAGCCTGAGCCGGTGCCCATCATCCACCGAGATATCAAGCCCAGCAACATCATGATTGTCCAAGACCCCACCCTGGGGGAATTGGCCAAAATCCTAGACTTCGGGATCGCCAAACTCATGCAGGTCGATAGCGACCAGACCAACTGCTTTATGGGCACCCTGGCCTACGCCTCCCCCGAGCAAATGGAGGGCCGCGAACTCGACAACCGCTCCGACATCTACAGCCTCGGAGTGATGATGTTTCAGATGCTCACCGGCCATCTGCCTCTGCGGGCCAGCAGCCATACCTTTGGCGGCTGGTATAAAGTGCACCAGACCCAGTCGCCCAAGCGCATGGGCGAGGTGGCCAGCAGCATCAAAATTCCCAAGCTGCTCGAAGACCTGGTGATGGCCTGTATGGCGAAACCCCCCGGGGAGCGCCCCCAGAGCACTCAGGAGATTTTGCAGAGCCTAGAGCCGCTCCAGGCTCGCTACGTCAACGGCTTTCGCATCAGTCAGCGGATTGGCACCACTCTCAATCGGGTGCCCGTCACCCGCCAGCCCGCCCCCACCGAGTCTCTACAAGACGACCAGGTCTGTAAGCTGACGGTGTGGCCCACCGCTAAGCCCGTCGCCGAGATCGTGTTTCCCCACTCGCTGCCCACCAGCCAGGGGCCCCTGGCTACCCTGTGGGCGATGATGCCCGAGGCCGAGATCAGTCGGCGGCTGGTAAGCACCCGCTACAACACCTTTATCTGCACCATGGCTCCCCATCCCATGATGCTGTGGCTGACGGTGCTCTACAGCAGTGCCCACGGAGCCCGCTGGCTGCCGTGCTACCTCGATCTGAAAACTGCTTTAGGCCAGGATATGGCCGGGCTGCTGGGCAATACCGGCAGCTATAAACTGCTGCTCTTTGCCCTGGAAAACCCGCGTCCCTGTGCCCACGTGCTGAGCTGTAGCGTCTCTGACCCCCAGCGCAGCCTGCTTCAGGAGTGGGCGCTGACGGCCCGCAGCCGTCCCTCTACGGGAGCGATCGCCACCAGCCGCGACCTGCTGCGCCACGAATTGCAGACCAAACTCAAGGCCAAGGTGCTGCAAAAGCTAGAGTCGATCTACGTCGATACCGGCTCCAGCCTCTCCGACTAG
- a CDS encoding PP2C family serine/threonine-protein phosphatase: MVDRVFSGLSDPGLLRTSNQDDYYIDPEGRFFIVADGMGGHAGGQEASRLATVAIKNFLDQHWQGPIATGQLLEQALHQANADILSDQRRHPERADMGTTVVVLTFRDSDAQPWCAHVGDSRLYRLRGHQLEQLTVDHTWIAKAIRAGEVTPAQSRSHPWRHVLSQCLGRDDLSEIDIQPIEVHSGDRLLLCSDGLTEELSDHLIASHLKSIRACEAAATALINSAKQRGGRDNITVVVVNLSAAADADG, encoded by the coding sequence ATGGTAGATCGTGTTTTCTCGGGGCTGTCAGACCCGGGCCTGCTGCGCACCAGCAACCAGGATGATTACTACATCGACCCGGAGGGGCGATTTTTTATTGTGGCAGACGGCATGGGAGGCCACGCCGGCGGGCAGGAAGCGAGCCGCCTGGCGACCGTTGCCATCAAAAACTTTTTAGATCAGCACTGGCAGGGGCCAATCGCTACGGGGCAGCTGCTGGAGCAGGCGCTGCACCAGGCCAACGCTGACATCCTCAGCGACCAGCGCCGCCACCCGGAGCGGGCCGACATGGGCACCACCGTCGTGGTGCTCACCTTCCGCGACAGCGATGCTCAGCCCTGGTGCGCCCACGTGGGCGACTCTCGCCTTTACCGCCTGCGGGGCCATCAGCTGGAGCAGCTCACCGTAGACCACACCTGGATTGCTAAGGCCATTCGGGCGGGGGAAGTTACCCCGGCCCAGTCGCGCAGCCACCCGTGGCGGCACGTGCTGTCTCAATGCCTGGGGCGAGACGATCTGAGCGAAATCGACATTCAGCCCATTGAGGTGCACAGCGGCGATCGCCTGCTGCTGTGCAGCGATGGCCTGACCGAAGAACTGTCAGACCACCTGATTGCCTCTCACCTCAAGTCGATTCGGGCCTGCGAGGCGGCGGCGACAGCCCTGATCAACTCGGCCAAGCAGCGGGGAGGACGGGACAATATCACTGTGGTCGTGGTAAATCTCTCCGCCGCCGCCGATGCTGACGGCTAA